The genomic stretch TCAAAACTTGCTTTCTTCACATCCTCAAAATATGTCGAATCGTCAACGCCAAAATCTTTTAGGTCGTTCCATGCACTCAACAACTGAAATAATGGCTCGTTCTCAGGGAACCTGGTTTTCCCATCCTCAATCATCTTGGAGGCATCCTGTTCCAACGCAATTGTCGATCTGATTTGAAACTCCAACAccttcaattgattttcgGGTGAAAACTCATCAAGCGAGTACGCCTTGACCTTATTGTGCTGATTAGTATAAAACTGGTTCCTAATGGTATACAACTCTCCTGAATCACTAAATGCGTCCATAACTGCTTGGTGGTGGGTGTCTAcgtgttgtttttttgtcgagaatttttttttttcgcaTTTTATAAACCTATTTACTCCTAATCTCGTCCCAGGCCGACTTTTCTTCAGTTATGTCATACCCATTGGAAAGACGGATCCTGTCCCACGTCGATAACTCGTCGTGAGGATGACcttctttatatttttctgGATCAAATCTCACTTTGAGCCGGTTCTCCTCCGTATACTCTCTGGGATCTTCCAACTTAAACTTTGGATCCTGGGCCGTCTTGGCATAATAAAACATATACACCCCCAACAGACGCTGTTCCATTGCTTTCCATACATTCAATTGTCGTTCCGGTAACCCCAGGCTAACTTTCTCATCAAACAACTTCTTGGAGTAAATCCGGTGTGTCACCATCATATTGGCTACCCCAATTGCCCCCGACAATAACGGTTTCTGAAAAAACGACTTTGCATTGACCAGCCCCTTCTTGAAAAACCTCATATATATAGTGGGCATTAGAAACCCGATCAATCCGGACCCATAACTTGCAAGATTATCGCCCACCAAAACCAGCTTCAAATCATCACGTATTTGTACTCTATCTTCTGGAGTCAACTTCTGATCTGCATCATAAAACTCAACGGCCTTTTCAAACTTCTCTGGCCCCAACCTATCTCTCAAAATATTGTCAGACATAATTaaccaaagaaaagaaagtggtgcgaaatttttttttttcatttttgcGAACTATATAATCCTACTTCGAAACACCTCCACCATGGTTTAACCTAACCTTATCCCAAACAGACAATACATGTTCCTTACCTTCACTATCCAAATGCCCAAGCTTGATTGCTTGAGTGAAATGCAGGTTCTCTTGTTTGAGCAGCTGGTACGAACATGTTCTCGGGTCTCTCATAATAAAGTTCGGGAACATCGACGTTCTGCTATAATACAATGTAAAGAAATTGAGATACGGGAAATCCATCGTCTTCCAAACATCAGTTATGTTTTGGTTAGCAAAGCCTTGCTTGCGGTTCTTCTCATACAAATACTTTGCTGTAAGGTTATTCCCAGCCAACAACGTCCCAAACCCCAATACCAACGACAAAAACGGTCTTTGCACCAAAAACAACGGAGTAGGAACCCGCCCAACAGCACGGTAATAAAACGTTGGAGCGAAAAACCCGAGCATACCCGTAGTATACCCTGCCAAACTCGTCTTCATAGCAAGCGTTTGCAATTGTGTGGCCAATGCAACCCTCTCGGCATGGTCCAACTTCTGATCAGCTTCATAGAACTGGACACATTGTTGGAATTGTGATGGCGTTaatatattttgtaatGGATTTTCAGACATGATAGGATAGtctacaaaaaaaaagaaggggGAGGATTTGGAAATTTGCTCGACTTTTATacacacaaaaaaatttaccGCAATACATATACTTGCTTTATTCTACACGCTTCTATTGTAATTTATTGTCGCTTCTCTTGGATTCTCTCAACGCAACCAATTGCTTCacaacatcatcaaatcCTACCATAGCATTCTTTCCTTGTTCTTCAGGAATGTCTCTGTTTCTGACATTGACACTTTCACTGttttcctcttcttctcccacaatgaaaataaaattgtaCTTGTACATTTGACCAGTTCTAATCTTCTTCGGCAAGGTGTTACCACtaacatcaacatcacaGTAGAAAAAGTAATCGTCATTCAACTTCTTTTGAAGTTTTTGGGCATAGTCATAGTATTTAGGACCAACCGgaacaatcaaaatttgtCTTGGAGACAACCAGAATGGCCATTTACCTTTGTAGTGCTCGGTCAAAATAGCAGTCATTCTCTCAACTGACCCCAAAATGGCTCTGTGGATCATCACTGGACGCGTGTTTGGACCCTTGTCGGACTTGTACTCCAACTCAAAACGCTGTGGCAATTGGAAATCCAATTGGATAGTGGCACACTGGAACCATCTCTTTAACGCATCACTGATCATAATATCGATCTTTGGACCGTAGAACGCACCGTCACCAGGGTTCAACTCCCATTTGCCTTCACCCAAGAAATCGTTTAAGGCTTGctctaatttcttttcagcAGAGTTCCAAGTATCCAAGTCACCAACATACTTTTCTGGTCTGGTGGATAACTCCATCTTGAACTCAAACCCAAAAATACCATacattttctttaaaaagTCGAAAACACCAGCAATCTCAGTCCCAATTTGATCAGTGGTACAGAAAATATGGGCATCGTCCTGTTGGAAACGACGGACTCTCGTCAACCCAGATAACGCGCCGGAAAACTCGTTTCTGTGGATAACCCCAAAATCGGCAACACGCCATGGCAATTCACGATATGATCTTTCTCTCgatttaaacaaaatacAGTGGCCTGGACAGTTCATTGGTTTCAACCCGAACGTTTCCTTTTCAACTTCAAACGAAAACATGTTTTCCTTATAGTTTTGCCAGTGACCAGAAGTTTCCCAAAGCTTGGTCGAGTACATGTTGGGGGTAATAACCTCTTCATAGCCCCTCTTTCTGTACTCTGTTCTCAACGTATCAACCAAGGTGTTGTAAATTCTTGCACCATGTGGTAACCACATGGCCGAGCCGGGCGACatttcattgaaaataaacaattcttGTTCTCTACCAATCTTTCTGTGGTCTCTTTCAGCAGCTTCAGCTAAAAACTTCAAATGCTCAGTCATCAACTTCTTATCTGGGAAAGAAATACCATAAACTCTCTGCAATGAGTCATTGGTGGCATCGCCCAAAAAGTAGGACGAAGAATTCTTCAACACCTTAAATGCCTTGATTCTTCCTGAATGAGGAATGTGGGGACCAACACACAAATCAATCAACGGACCACATCTATACACAGTAGTGGAAGTACCGTCGGGGATCTTGTCGCTGATAAACTTGACCTTGTACTTGTTGTAGTGGAACATCTTTAACAATTGTTCCTTGGTCATTTCCAATCTCTCGAATTTCTGTTTTTCCTTAATGGCTTTGGTGGCCACTTGTTCTAAATTACCAAAATCTGCTTGGGTAACAAACGTTTCACCATTGTTGATCGACATATCGTAGAAAAACCCATCTTCGGTTGGTGGACCATGCGACAAGTGACACCCATAATGGCATTCACAAGCCTCACCCAAAATATGGGCCGACGAGTGCCAGAACACGGCCTTACCTTCTGGATGCTCAAAGTCCAAAAATTCCAACTTGACATCTCCTTCTAATGGACGTGGCATATCCCACAACTTACCGTCGACTTTGGCAATAACTT from Candida albicans SC5314 chromosome 5, complete sequence encodes the following:
- a CDS encoding uncharacterized protein (Predicted ORF from Assembly 19; removed from Assembly 20; subsequently reinstated in Assembly 21 based on comparative genome analysis) — its product is MKKKNFAPLSFLWLIMSDNILRDRLGPEKFEKAVEFYDADQKLTPEDRVQIRDDLKSVLVGDNLASYGSGLIGFLMPTIYMRFFKKGSVNAKSFFQKPLLSGAIGVANMMVTHRIYSKKLFDEKVSSGLPERQLNVWKAMEQRSLGVYMFYYAKTAQDPKFKLEDPREYTEENRLKVRFDPEKYKEGHPHDELSTWDRIRLSNGYDITEEKSAWDEIRSK
- a CDS encoding uncharacterized protein (Protein of unknown function; Spider biofilm induced), producing MSENPLQNILTPSQFQQCVQFYEADQKLDHAERVALATQLQTLAMKTSLAGYTTGMLGFFAPTFYYRAVGRVPTPLFLVQRPFLSLVLGFGTLLAGNNLTAKYLYEKNRKQGFANQNITDVWKTMDFPYLNFFTLYYSRTSMFPNFIMRDPRTCSYQSLKQENSHFTQAIKLGHLDSEGKEHVLSVWDKVRLNHGGGVSK
- the THS1 gene encoding threonine--tRNA ligase (Putative threonyl-tRNA synthetase; transcript regulated by Mig1 and Tup1; repressed upon phagocytosis by murine macrophages; stationary phase enriched protein; Spider biofilm repressed), whose protein sequence is MSEVADKVKDLSLKDKKKKPTNPLYLDPQPEFIEERIKLFDELKAQYGEEISKKEKLPIKITLRDGTIKEGTAYETSPMDIANSIGKSFAERQVIAKVDGKLWDMPRPLEGDVKLEFLDFEHPEGKAVFWHSSAHILGEACECHYGCHLSHGPPTEDGFFYDMSINNGETFVTQADFGNLEQVATKAIKEKQKFERLEMTKEQLLKMFHYNKYKVKFISDKIPDGTSTTVYRCGPLIDLCVGPHIPHSGRIKAFKVLKNSSSYFLGDATNDSLQRVYGISFPDKKLMTEHLKFLAEAAERDHRKIGREQELFIFNEMSPGSAMWLPHGARIYNTLVDTLRTEYRKRGYEEVITPNMYSTKLWETSGHWQNYKENMFSFEVEKETFGLKPMNCPGHCILFKSRERSYRELPWRVADFGVIHRNEFSGALSGLTRVRRFQQDDAHIFCTTDQIGTEIAGVFDFLKKMYGIFGFEFKMELSTRPEKYVGDLDTWNSAEKKLEQALNDFLGEGKWELNPGDGAFYGPKIDIMISDALKRWFQCATIQLDFQLPQRFELEYKSDKGPNTRPVMIHRAILGSVERMTAILTEHYKGKWPFWLSPRQILIVPVGPKYYDYAQKLQKKLNDDYFFYCDVDVSGNTLPKKIRTGQMYKYNFIFIVGEEEENSESVNVRNRDIPEEQGKNAMVGFDDVVKQLVALRESKRSDNKLQ